From a single Parambassis ranga chromosome 2, fParRan2.1, whole genome shotgun sequence genomic region:
- the LOC114432450 gene encoding NACHT, LRR and PYD domains-containing protein 14-like, translating into MTYNSNIFPLSSCNLSERSCEALSSVLSSLSSSLRELDLSNNNLQDSGVKLLAAGLDNPQCRLGTLRLSGCLITERGCASLASALRSNPSHLRELDLRYNYLGDSGVKLLSSAIERQQCKLDTFRVGQDGEQWLKPGLKKYFCELEVNTNSVHRNLRLSDNNRKVIRVEEEQPYPDHQDRFDCWWQLLCTNGLTGRCYWEVEWTGVVRVSLSYRGIRKKGNSTDCWFGGNDHSWSLSCYDCTGYSAWHDNRGTTIHCSSSSSSSSASHRVAVYVDCPAGILSFYKVLSDTLIHLHTFNTTFTQPLYAGFGFWSSGPSVSLCSPQQLQLYRLNVDSE; encoded by the exons ATGACATATAATTCAAACATATTTCC gttgagcagctgtaacctctcagaaaggagctgtgaagctctgtcctcagtcctcagctccctgtcctctagtctgagagagctggatctgagtAACAACaatctgcaggattcaggagtgaagctgctggcCGCAGGACTAGATAATCCACAATGTAGACTGGGAACCCTCAG GCTGTCAGGCTGTCTCATCACAGAGAGAGgttgtgcttctctggcctcagctctaaggtccaacccctcccatctcaGAGAGCTTGACCTGAGGTACAATTACCTAGGAGACTCaggtgtgaagctgctgtcatctGCAATAGAGAGGCAACAGTGTAAACTGGACACTTTCAG ggtgggcCAGGATGGAGAACAATGGTTAAAGCCTGGTCTGaagaagt ATTTCTGTGAACTTGAAGTCAACACAAACTCAGTACACAGAAACCTCagactgtctgacaacaacaggaaggtgatacgtgtggaggaggagcagccatatcctgatcatcaaGACAGATTTGATTGCTGGTGGCAGCTCCTGTGTACGAATGGtttgactggtcgctgttactgggaggtcgagtggaccGGAGTAGTTCGCGTGTCACTGAGTTACAGAGgaatcagaaaaaaaggaaacagcacCGACTGCTGGTTTGGCGGAAATGATCActcctggagtctgagctgtTATGATTGTACCGGTTACTCTGCCTGGCACGATAACAGAGGAACAACCATCcactgctcttcctcctcctcctcctcctctgcctctcacagagtagcagtgtatgtggactgtcctgcagGAATTCTGTCCTTCTACAAAGTCTtgtctgacacactgatccacctccacactttcaacaccacattcactcaACCTTTGTATGCAGGATTTGGGTTCTGGTCATCTGGCCcttcagtgtctctgtgctcgccacagcagctccagctctaTAGATTAAATGTTGATAGTGAATGA